In Streptomyces sp. NBC_01439, the following are encoded in one genomic region:
- a CDS encoding anti-sigma factor, whose amino-acid sequence MNQHRSDTHALTAAYALNALDAGEREPFTDHLSRCEECRLEVAGFQATAARLAAAVAQPPPASMKQRTLAAVEGVRQLPPRTSTPVSPVPLRGALRRKAGLFAVAASVAAAALFAGLAAWQSQESRHYEQQARQIEQRLDDVSVVLAAPDARAAHGRTSNGAAATVVTSALRNKAVFTAGGLPAPVAGTTYQLWLDHDGTMRPAGFIHRDGTVLIDGDTVDAGAIGLTVEPAGGSPRPTTTPLLLMDLPA is encoded by the coding sequence ATGAACCAGCACCGGTCCGACACCCACGCCCTCACCGCCGCCTACGCACTGAACGCACTGGACGCCGGCGAACGCGAGCCGTTCACCGACCACCTCTCCCGGTGCGAGGAGTGCCGCCTGGAGGTCGCCGGGTTCCAGGCCACCGCCGCCCGGCTGGCCGCCGCCGTGGCCCAGCCGCCGCCCGCCTCGATGAAGCAGCGGACGCTGGCAGCCGTCGAGGGCGTGCGCCAACTCCCGCCCCGGACCTCCACCCCCGTCTCCCCGGTCCCGCTGCGCGGCGCGCTGCGCCGCAAGGCCGGCCTGTTCGCCGTGGCCGCGAGCGTGGCCGCCGCGGCCCTGTTCGCGGGCCTGGCCGCCTGGCAGAGCCAGGAGAGCCGCCACTACGAACAGCAGGCCCGGCAGATCGAGCAGCGCCTCGACGACGTCAGCGTGGTCCTGGCCGCTCCCGACGCCCGCGCGGCCCACGGCCGCACCAGCAACGGAGCCGCCGCCACCGTCGTCACCTCGGCTCTGCGCAACAAGGCCGTCTTCACCGCCGGCGGACTGCCCGCGCCCGTCGCCGGCACGACCTACCAGCTGTGGCTGGACCACGACGGCACCATGCGCCCGGCCGGTTTCATCCACCGGGACGGCACCGTCCTCATCGACGGCGACACCGTCGACGCCGGTGCGATCGGCCTCACCGTCGAACCCGCCGGAGGATCCCCACGACCCACCACGACCCCGCTGCTCCTGATGGACCTCCCCGCCTGA
- a CDS encoding GNAT family N-acetyltransferase, translated as MSDISVRSVRDGDFAQWRALYQGYADFYGVEQTEEAAATVWSWVTDPGHEVGALVAEDTGGRLLGLAHYRPFARPLSATVGCFLDDLFVAPQHRGSGAADLLLGALRELAAERGWSVVRWITADDNHRARSKYDQVAKRTMWVTYDMTP; from the coding sequence ATGTCCGACATCAGCGTGCGTTCCGTGCGGGACGGCGATTTCGCCCAGTGGCGCGCCCTCTACCAGGGCTACGCCGACTTCTACGGGGTTGAGCAGACCGAGGAGGCGGCCGCCACGGTCTGGTCCTGGGTGACCGACCCCGGCCACGAGGTGGGCGCCCTGGTGGCCGAGGACACGGGGGGCCGGCTGCTGGGCCTCGCCCACTACCGTCCCTTCGCGCGCCCGCTCTCCGCGACGGTGGGCTGCTTCCTCGACGACCTGTTCGTGGCACCGCAGCACCGCGGTTCGGGCGCCGCCGACCTCCTGCTCGGCGCGCTGCGCGAGCTCGCGGCCGAGCGCGGTTGGAGCGTGGTCCGCTGGATCACCGCCGATGACAACCACCGGGCGCGTTCCAAGTACGACCAGGTCGCCAAGCGGACCATGTGGGTCACGTACGACATGACCCCGTGA